A region of the Deltaproteobacteria bacterium genome:
GAAGTGGTGTGGGAGTACAATGACCCGGGCCAGCACCACGACTTCCGGCGTCTCCCGAACGGCAACACCATCTACATCGGCTGGGAGCCGGTGCCGGCCGACGTGCAGCCCCGCATCAAGGGCGGCCGGCCCGGCAGCGAGCACGAAGGCCTCACCTACGGCGACTATGTCAGGGAGGTCTCTCCCGCGGGCGACACGGTGTGGGAGTGGCACGCCTGGCGTGACCTGGACCTGGACCGGTGGGAGATGTGCCACTCCTGCGGCAGGGACGAGTTCGCCCACGCCAACGCCTGCTTCCCGCTGGACGACGGCGGCGTGA
Encoded here:
- a CDS encoding aryl sulfotransferase, with translation MRHRDLGVLVYDNVKATPGYTLIVPQSSTKAYIIGMRGEVLHEWSFPLCPGNYAYLLPNGNLLWAGRTEDGPPLRRGKGGLLREYTWDGEVVWEYNDPGQHHDFRRLPNGNTIYIGWEPVPADVQPRIKGGRPGSEHEGLTYGDYVREVSPAGDTVWEWHAWRDLDLDRWEMCHSCGRDEFAHANACFPLDDGGV